A genomic region of Desulfosarcina ovata subsp. ovata contains the following coding sequences:
- the glnE gene encoding bifunctional [glutamate--ammonia ligase]-adenylyl-L-tyrosine phosphorylase/[glutamate--ammonia-ligase] adenylyltransferase, giving the protein MTGALNQQLEQQQRERWTTFCKAVENADLTLSPDTDAARALAGAFGFSEFVSSSCIRYPQMAIDLIDSQDLTCPYGKGQMVRRVTPLLQAAVEAAPDGSPEQLLVPMKAALRTFRRREMVRIAVRDLSGISRLDETTGDLSTLAAAAIDGALEVLYARMCEQNGIPQSTDGRRQHLVVLGMGKLGAGELNFSSDVDLIFAFPSGGESRGGPRPMANAEFFTRLCRLLIQAIGETTADGFVFRVDTRLRPYGDGGPLVMPFDHMEDYYQSQGREWERYALIKADVIAGDRQAGRDLLLRLRPFVFRRYLDFGVFESLREMKRKITAEVRRKKLHGNIKLGSGGIREVEFFGQMFQLIRGGVLPTLQQPAIQTVLDVLAGEGFVPPEVCHELIAAYRFLRNTENRIQEANDQQTHALPTAPLARLALARAMNFSTWEDFRQALDHHRSRVRTHFDGLLATEAEQETGKAADSAAIAGLTDAWTASLSTAERRRILKEAGFSDSDTAATLLEHFKAEPGTRALSGAGRRRMDRLLPRVLEAAALCDDPETVLERVLHLLKQIQQRISYLSLLLEYPTALTHLIRLVGASPWIAAFLSRHPVLLDELLDPRSLYAPPKAESLRAGLARQLAAVPDDDPEYQMEVLRIFRQINTLRVAASDITNVLPLMKVSDHLTWIAETILEAVVDTCWTHLVAKHGRPTCTLDGKPCEKGFAVIGYGKLGGLELGYGSDLDLVFLHAADSGATVGGRQPIDNTHFFARLGQRVVHMLSAHTAAGKLYETDMRLRPNGSSGLLVSHVNGFDSYQMENAWTWEHQALIRARPITGDAALLDAFTAIRRKVLCLRREPGPLITAVRDMRERMRKSRLSAKPDRFDIKEDTGAMIDIEFIVQYLVLQHASDHPQLVRWTDNVRLLQSLSETGIVDSVTAHRLRQTYLIYRAAVHRLNLGERSTLVDGRRFQHMRTFVQRFWQQTMKTS; this is encoded by the coding sequence ATGACAGGCGCCCTCAACCAGCAACTGGAACAGCAGCAACGGGAACGCTGGACCACCTTTTGCAAAGCCGTCGAAAACGCCGACTTGACCCTTTCCCCCGACACCGATGCGGCCCGCGCACTGGCCGGCGCCTTCGGTTTCAGCGAATTCGTCTCCTCCAGTTGCATCCGGTACCCGCAGATGGCCATCGATCTGATCGACAGCCAAGATCTCACTTGCCCCTATGGAAAGGGACAAATGGTCCGCCGGGTGACGCCCCTGCTGCAGGCGGCCGTGGAGGCCGCCCCGGATGGTTCCCCGGAACAGCTACTGGTCCCCATGAAAGCGGCTCTGCGAACCTTTCGCCGGCGGGAAATGGTTCGCATCGCCGTGCGTGACCTGTCGGGGATCAGCCGGCTGGACGAAACCACCGGAGATCTCTCCACCCTGGCCGCCGCAGCCATCGACGGCGCCCTGGAGGTCCTGTATGCACGCATGTGTGAACAGAACGGCATTCCCCAATCCACCGATGGCCGGCGCCAGCACCTGGTGGTTCTGGGCATGGGCAAACTGGGTGCCGGAGAACTTAATTTTTCCTCGGATGTGGACCTCATCTTTGCATTCCCGTCCGGCGGAGAGAGCCGCGGCGGTCCCCGCCCCATGGCCAACGCGGAGTTCTTCACCCGGCTCTGCCGGCTGCTGATCCAGGCCATCGGCGAAACCACCGCCGATGGGTTCGTTTTCCGGGTCGATACGCGCCTGAGGCCTTACGGCGATGGCGGGCCCCTGGTCATGCCCTTTGATCACATGGAGGATTATTACCAGTCCCAGGGCCGTGAATGGGAACGCTACGCCCTGATCAAGGCCGATGTGATCGCCGGTGACCGCCAGGCCGGCCGGGACCTGCTCTTGCGGCTGCGCCCCTTTGTCTTTCGTCGCTATCTCGATTTCGGCGTTTTTGAATCGCTGCGCGAAATGAAGCGCAAAATCACTGCCGAGGTCCGGCGCAAAAAACTTCACGGCAACATCAAACTGGGCAGCGGCGGTATCCGCGAGGTCGAATTTTTTGGCCAGATGTTCCAGCTGATTCGGGGCGGCGTGCTGCCCACGCTTCAGCAACCGGCCATTCAGACCGTACTGGACGTGCTGGCCGGTGAAGGCTTCGTACCGCCAGAGGTCTGCCATGAGCTGATCGCCGCCTACCGTTTCCTGCGCAACACCGAAAACCGCATCCAGGAAGCCAATGACCAGCAGACCCACGCCCTGCCCACCGCCCCTCTGGCCCGCCTGGCACTGGCCCGGGCCATGAACTTTTCGACCTGGGAGGATTTTCGGCAGGCCCTGGACCACCACCGCAGCCGGGTGCGGACCCATTTCGACGGGCTGCTGGCCACCGAGGCCGAACAAGAGACCGGAAAGGCCGCCGATTCGGCAGCCATCGCCGGCCTGACCGATGCCTGGACCGCCTCCCTGTCCACCGCAGAACGCCGCCGGATTCTGAAAGAGGCTGGGTTTTCGGATAGTGACACCGCAGCCACCTTGCTGGAGCATTTCAAGGCCGAACCCGGCACCCGGGCACTGAGCGGTGCCGGCAGACGCCGCATGGACCGCCTGCTTCCACGCGTGTTGGAGGCCGCCGCCCTGTGTGATGATCCCGAGACGGTACTGGAGCGGGTCCTGCACCTGCTCAAACAGATTCAGCAGCGCATCAGCTACCTCTCCCTGCTGCTCGAATACCCGACGGCCCTGACCCACCTGATCCGGCTGGTGGGGGCCAGCCCCTGGATCGCCGCTTTTCTCAGCCGCCATCCGGTTTTGCTGGATGAACTGCTCGATCCGCGTAGCCTCTACGCCCCCCCCAAGGCCGAATCGCTACGCGCCGGACTGGCCCGCCAGCTGGCCGCTGTGCCCGATGATGATCCCGAGTATCAGATGGAGGTCCTACGCATCTTCCGCCAGATCAATACGCTGCGCGTGGCCGCCTCGGACATCACCAACGTGCTGCCGTTGATGAAGGTCAGCGATCACCTCACCTGGATCGCCGAGACGATTCTGGAAGCGGTGGTCGACACCTGCTGGACCCATCTGGTGGCCAAACACGGCCGCCCCACCTGCACATTGGACGGCAAGCCCTGCGAAAAAGGGTTTGCCGTCATCGGTTACGGCAAGCTGGGAGGCCTCGAGCTGGGATACGGCTCGGACCTCGATCTCGTTTTTCTGCACGCCGCCGACAGTGGTGCCACCGTTGGCGGCCGGCAGCCCATCGACAACACCCACTTTTTTGCTCGATTGGGCCAACGGGTGGTTCATATGCTCTCCGCGCACACCGCCGCCGGAAAGCTTTACGAAACCGACATGCGGCTGCGGCCCAACGGTTCGTCAGGTCTTCTGGTCAGCCATGTCAACGGATTCGACAGCTACCAGATGGAAAACGCCTGGACCTGGGAGCATCAGGCGCTGATCCGGGCACGTCCCATCACCGGTGATGCCGCCCTGCTGGACGCCTTTACGGCCATCCGCCGCAAGGTGCTCTGTCTCCGGCGCGAACCGGGACCGCTGATCACAGCGGTGCGCGACATGCGCGAGCGCATGCGCAAAAGCCGGCTGTCGGCCAAACCGGACCGGTTCGATATCAAAGAGGACACCGGGGCCATGATCGACATCGAATTCATCGTTCAGTATTTGGTGCTGCAGCATGCCAGTGACCATCCGCAGCTGGTTCGCTGGACGGATAATGTCCGCCTGCTGCAAAGCCTTTCCGAAACGGGGATCGTGGACAGCGTGACCGCCCATCGTCTTCGCCAGACCTATCTGATCTACCGGGCGGCGGTCCACCGGCTCAACCTCGGCGAGCGTTCCACCCTGGTGGATGGCCGCCGCTTCCAACACATGCGGACCTTCGTACAGCGATTCTGGCAGCAAACCATGAAGACGTCCTAA